One genomic region from Halorussus rarus encodes:
- a CDS encoding PQQ-dependent sugar dehydrogenase, with protein MERRAYLRSVTAAVGAVGAAGCLRTAGDLPTTTTDRTRFRTETVTMELEVPWGAAFAPDGDLYLTERPGRVQRVAAKNGRKEEVADLTDVVAARGEGGLLGLALHPADPDLAYTYQTYEGEDGLANRVVRHRVSEDFARESVLVDGIPASPIHDGGRIAFGPAGSSASDRALYVTTGDASQGSLAQDRSSPAGKVLRLTPEGEPHPDNPFGDAVFTYGHRNPQGLAWRDGTLFSTEHGPDTGDEINVLRAGNNYGWPAVTGPSDGDRFTDPVAAYTPTIAPGSAAFYHGPIRAWQGDFFFGTLAGTHLHRVRIDDDNEVVEQQRLLDGKYGRLRTVFTGPDDHLYVTTSNRDGRGTPAPQDDRVLRIQPV; from the coding sequence ATGGAGCGGCGCGCGTACCTCCGGTCGGTGACGGCGGCTGTCGGCGCGGTCGGCGCGGCCGGCTGCCTGCGGACCGCCGGCGACCTGCCGACCACGACCACCGACCGGACCCGGTTCCGCACCGAGACGGTGACGATGGAGCTGGAGGTGCCGTGGGGTGCGGCGTTCGCGCCCGACGGGGACCTCTACCTCACCGAGCGGCCGGGCCGGGTCCAGCGGGTCGCCGCGAAGAACGGCCGCAAGGAGGAGGTGGCCGACCTCACCGACGTCGTGGCGGCCCGCGGCGAGGGCGGCCTGCTCGGGCTGGCCCTCCACCCCGCGGACCCCGACCTCGCGTACACCTACCAGACCTACGAGGGCGAGGACGGGCTCGCCAACCGCGTGGTGCGCCACCGCGTCTCCGAGGACTTCGCCCGGGAGTCGGTCCTCGTCGACGGGATTCCCGCCTCACCCATCCACGACGGCGGCCGCATCGCCTTCGGGCCGGCCGGCTCCTCGGCGTCCGACCGGGCGCTCTACGTGACGACCGGCGACGCGAGCCAGGGGTCGCTGGCCCAGGACCGCTCGTCGCCGGCCGGGAAGGTCCTCCGGCTGACCCCCGAGGGTGAGCCCCACCCGGACAATCCCTTCGGCGACGCCGTGTTCACCTACGGCCACCGGAACCCGCAGGGGCTCGCGTGGCGCGACGGGACGCTGTTCAGCACCGAGCACGGCCCCGACACCGGCGACGAGATCAACGTCCTCCGGGCCGGGAACAACTACGGCTGGCCGGCGGTGACCGGCCCGTCCGACGGGGACCGGTTCACCGACCCCGTCGCGGCGTACACGCCCACCATCGCGCCCGGGAGCGCGGCGTTCTACCACGGCCCCATCCGGGCCTGGCAGGGGGACTTCTTCTTCGGGACGCTCGCCGGCACGCACCTCCACCGGGTCCGGATCGACGACGACAACGAGGTGGTCGAGCAGCAGCGACTGCTCGACGGGAAGTACGGCCGGCTCCGGACCGTCTTCACCGGCCCCGACGACCACCTCTACGTCACGACCAGCAACCGGGACGGCAGGGGGACGCCCGCGCCCCAGGACGACCGCGTGCTCCGGATCCAGCCCGTCTGA
- a CDS encoding DUF7123 family protein produces the protein MSATTQPSDAPEPQSKEQRLKQFLRSKADDGEMYFKSKFIADEVDLSAKEIGALMVKLKDSAADLEIEKWSYTSATTWRVSPA, from the coding sequence ATGAGCGCAACAACGCAGCCCTCCGACGCTCCCGAACCGCAGTCCAAGGAACAGCGGCTCAAGCAGTTCCTGCGGAGCAAAGCCGACGACGGCGAGATGTACTTCAAGAGCAAGTTCATCGCGGACGAGGTCGACCTCTCGGCCAAGGAGATCGGCGCGCTGATGGTGAAGCTCAAGGACTCGGCCGCCGACCTCGAGATCGAGAAGTGGTCGTACACGTCCGCGACGACCTGGCGCGTCAGCCCCGCGTAG
- a CDS encoding helix-turn-helix domain-containing protein encodes MSVIVEFRIPSADFELGRILRVEGVTSIELETLVPIGEATVPLFWIHNSTRQSFLETVQRHPAVNNATEVDVFEDRTLFTLDWDANHDHVFRGINESDGQLLSAIGTPEAWDFELRFPDHDALSEFTAHCEDAQVSVEATRVYNPTKPDAGPWYGLTEPQREAITLAVEMGYYDIPRGCTTKELADELGISDQAVTERLRRAIVALVTYTLAPSEPAE; translated from the coding sequence ATGAGTGTCATTGTCGAATTTCGGATTCCATCTGCTGATTTCGAACTCGGACGGATTCTCCGCGTCGAAGGCGTCACGTCGATCGAACTCGAAACCCTCGTCCCGATCGGGGAGGCCACCGTTCCACTGTTCTGGATCCACAACTCGACGCGGCAGTCGTTTCTCGAAACCGTCCAACGCCATCCGGCAGTCAACAACGCGACGGAGGTGGACGTGTTCGAGGACCGGACGCTCTTCACGCTCGATTGGGATGCCAACCACGACCACGTCTTCCGAGGAATCAACGAGAGCGACGGACAGCTCTTGAGCGCCATCGGAACTCCCGAAGCGTGGGACTTCGAGCTCCGGTTTCCCGACCACGACGCCCTCAGCGAGTTCACGGCACACTGTGAGGACGCGCAGGTCTCCGTAGAGGCGACTCGGGTGTACAACCCGACGAAACCCGACGCGGGCCCGTGGTACGGCTTGACCGAGCCCCAGCGCGAAGCGATCACGCTCGCCGTGGAGATGGGATACTACGACATCCCGAGGGGGTGTACCACGAAGGAGCTCGCGGACGAACTCGGAATCTCCGATCAGGCCGTGACGGAACGACTCCGTCGCGCTATCGTAGCGCTGGTCACGTACACGCTCGCTCCATCCGAACCGGCGGAGTGA
- a CDS encoding DUF7344 domain-containing protein — MTNSSAETRNTISPDAVLSAVANDHRRAVLQALNRTDGDVMEVSTVTDHVAERVRDGEPSDGDQRQRVRAALHHTHLPKLEACGMIAYDAETEQVRNVADELGQELLALIAPYETRR, encoded by the coding sequence ATGACGAACAGTTCCGCGGAGACGAGAAACACCATCTCCCCCGATGCGGTTCTCTCGGCCGTCGCCAACGACCACCGACGGGCCGTCCTTCAGGCCCTGAACCGCACTGACGGGGACGTAATGGAGGTGAGTACGGTCACAGATCATGTTGCCGAACGCGTGCGAGATGGAGAACCATCGGACGGCGACCAGCGACAACGCGTCCGCGCTGCACTCCATCATACCCACCTCCCAAAACTGGAAGCGTGCGGGATGATCGCCTACGATGCCGAAACCGAGCAGGTCCGAAACGTCGCTGACGAACTGGGCCAGGAACTGCTGGCGCTGATTGCCCCGTACGAAACTCGCCGGTGA
- a CDS encoding HalOD1 output domain-containing protein encodes MAVVAALSEVVDRDPMELEPLHDYLDADALDELVRVRATTDGDISVTVAREEYAITVHSYGTVSIAPLRHDRSDTSNEDGARQ; translated from the coding sequence ATGGCCGTCGTGGCGGCGCTATCGGAGGTGGTAGACCGAGACCCGATGGAACTGGAACCGCTCCACGATTACCTCGATGCTGACGCGCTCGACGAACTCGTCCGCGTTCGGGCCACGACGGACGGAGATATCTCGGTCACGGTAGCCAGAGAGGAGTACGCGATCACCGTCCACAGCTACGGTACCGTCTCGATCGCTCCACTACGACACGACCGATCCGACACCTCGAACGAGGATGGAGCTCGCCAATGA
- a CDS encoding CBS domain-containing protein, translating to MNISEILSPKFTEFDVGTPLSKVAGAFENQELDAVVVTDGDEYRGVVSRRQLASSSNQPSAKVGSQVQHVPTVDRTEDVREVARLMIGSDAKTLPVLDDGEVAGVVTADAVLEAVREFLDAATVEDAYTEELISATPETTIGKALNTLREAHIAHLPVVDEGDLVGMLSLYDVVEFTTRGGTKSQGGSSGSSGGRGGRSHGGAGAREGDSDRMLDLPVRNLMSDAVATVRLNAPLDEVVATMFEREISSLVVTADGSDEPVGIITKTDVIEALTWEQDDQRAVQVFGLDLLDEMDYDDVSALIESVTSKYGDMNVIKASIELKEHKERSRGVPLVLARIRLVTDRGYFTADGEGYGATHALRLAANTVERQLLKGKTYGQSKKRPDTREQEQLYGWWLGG from the coding sequence ATGAACATCTCAGAGATCCTTTCGCCGAAGTTCACCGAGTTCGACGTCGGGACACCGCTCTCGAAGGTCGCCGGCGCGTTCGAGAACCAGGAACTCGATGCGGTCGTCGTGACGGACGGTGACGAGTACCGCGGCGTCGTCAGCCGCCGACAGCTGGCCTCCTCGTCCAACCAACCCTCGGCGAAGGTCGGTTCACAGGTACAACACGTTCCGACCGTCGACCGCACCGAGGACGTTCGCGAGGTCGCGCGCCTCATGATCGGCAGCGACGCCAAAACGCTCCCCGTGCTCGACGACGGCGAGGTCGCCGGTGTCGTCACGGCCGACGCCGTCCTCGAAGCCGTCCGTGAGTTTCTCGATGCCGCGACCGTCGAGGACGCGTACACGGAGGAGTTGATCAGCGCGACCCCGGAAACGACGATCGGAAAAGCCCTCAACACGCTACGCGAGGCCCACATCGCACACCTGCCGGTCGTCGACGAGGGCGACCTCGTGGGGATGTTGAGCCTGTACGACGTCGTCGAGTTCACGACGCGGGGCGGGACGAAGAGTCAGGGTGGATCGTCGGGGAGTTCCGGCGGCCGCGGCGGTCGGAGCCACGGCGGCGCCGGCGCGCGCGAGGGCGACTCCGACCGGATGCTCGACCTGCCGGTGCGGAACCTGATGTCCGATGCGGTCGCGACGGTCCGGCTAAACGCACCACTCGACGAGGTGGTCGCAACGATGTTCGAGCGGGAGATCTCCTCGCTCGTCGTCACGGCCGACGGGAGCGACGAACCGGTCGGCATCATCACGAAGACGGACGTCATCGAGGCGCTCACCTGGGAGCAGGACGACCAGCGCGCGGTGCAGGTGTTCGGACTCGACCTACTCGATGAGATGGACTACGACGACGTTTCGGCGCTCATCGAGAGCGTGACCTCGAAGTACGGGGACATGAACGTCATCAAGGCCAGTATCGAACTGAAAGAACACAAGGAGCGATCTCGGGGCGTGCCGCTGGTACTGGCGCGAATTCGACTGGTCACCGACCGCGGCTACTTCACCGCCGACGGTGAGGGCTACGGCGCCACCCACGCGCTCCGTCTCGCCGCGAACACGGTCGAGCGCCAACTGCTCAAAGGGAAGACCTACGGCCAATCGAAGAAACGGCCGGACACTCGCGAGCAGGAACAACTCTACGGCTGGTGGCTCGGCGGATAA
- a CDS encoding DUF2270 domain-containing protein, whose amino-acid sequence MPDADAEVTCGEALANRFRRIYPASLGVLLVAWAFRSPHLRLDGIGSRLPESLPFPVSSSGTVATFAAAALAVAFWPGSGTRRRVS is encoded by the coding sequence TTGCCGGACGCCGACGCTGAAGTCACGTGCGGCGAGGCACTCGCAAACCGATTTCGACGCATCTACCCCGCCTCGCTCGGGGTGCTCCTCGTCGCGTGGGCCTTCCGATCACCGCATTTACGCCTCGACGGGATTGGCTCGAGGCTGCCGGAATCGCTGCCGTTCCCGGTCTCGTCGTCGGGGACCGTCGCGACGTTCGCCGCGGCGGCGCTCGCAGTCGCGTTCTGGCCCGGGAGCGGCACGCGAAGGAGAGTTTCGTGA
- a CDS encoding aryl-sulfate sulfotransferase: MERRRRMRYLAWVVLLLGAVLGAQWAVASQGVSAASSDGAYEGHTLISAQSYGLDGKLLEVDGDGEVVWEFDPPNSRVFDAEQLANGNVLVAVTTKHSPAECPADQLRVDPDQCIESRVLELDAETREVVWKYTWYDEYITHHEVHDVDRLENGNTAIVDMGNDRAFVVNESGEITWEWQAENHLGRGTEFRETYGGPPDPGGEADWTHMNDIDKLDNGNFQLSVRNFDVVVEVDPETKDIVNVVGEPGNTSVLNHQHNPYELRNGTVLVADSENDRVVELNASTDEVVWQYGGRGLLHWPRDADRLPNGNTLIVDTFNNRVVEVNERGEVVWRYSGVRMPYTTDRLSVPEEDHETVPGTELRSRYVGTGTLRSALKQAEAYAAFVFPAWVKLPELLTLAGMALGALWLLAEGGVAVLFGE; this comes from the coding sequence ATGGAGCGACGACGGCGGATGCGGTACCTCGCGTGGGTCGTGCTGCTGCTGGGTGCGGTCCTGGGCGCGCAGTGGGCGGTCGCGAGCCAGGGCGTCTCGGCCGCGTCGTCCGACGGCGCGTACGAGGGCCACACCCTCATCAGCGCCCAGAGCTACGGGCTCGACGGGAAGCTGCTCGAGGTCGACGGGGACGGCGAGGTCGTCTGGGAGTTCGACCCGCCGAACTCCCGGGTGTTCGACGCCGAGCAGCTGGCGAACGGCAACGTCCTCGTGGCGGTCACGACCAAGCACTCGCCCGCCGAGTGTCCGGCCGACCAGCTGCGGGTCGACCCCGACCAGTGCATCGAGTCGCGGGTCCTCGAGCTCGACGCCGAGACCAGGGAGGTCGTCTGGAAGTACACGTGGTACGACGAGTACATCACCCACCACGAGGTCCACGACGTCGACCGGCTCGAGAACGGGAACACCGCCATCGTCGACATGGGCAACGACCGGGCGTTCGTCGTCAACGAGTCCGGAGAGATCACGTGGGAGTGGCAGGCCGAGAACCACCTCGGCCGGGGGACCGAGTTCCGCGAGACGTACGGCGGACCGCCGGACCCCGGCGGCGAGGCCGACTGGACCCACATGAACGACATCGACAAACTGGACAACGGCAACTTCCAGCTCTCGGTCCGGAATTTCGACGTCGTCGTGGAGGTCGACCCCGAGACCAAGGACATCGTGAACGTCGTGGGCGAGCCGGGCAACACCTCGGTCCTCAACCACCAGCACAACCCCTACGAGCTGCGGAACGGGACGGTGTTGGTCGCCGACAGCGAGAACGACCGGGTGGTCGAGCTCAACGCCTCGACCGACGAGGTCGTCTGGCAGTACGGCGGCCGGGGGCTGCTCCACTGGCCGCGGGACGCCGACCGGCTGCCCAACGGCAACACCCTCATCGTGGACACGTTCAACAACCGGGTCGTCGAGGTCAACGAGCGGGGCGAGGTGGTCTGGCGCTACTCGGGCGTCCGGATGCCCTACACCACCGACCGGCTCTCGGTGCCCGAGGAGGACCACGAGACGGTGCCCGGCACCGAGCTTCGGAGCCGGTACGTCGGCACCGGCACCCTCCGGAGCGCGCTCAAGCAGGCCGAGGCGTACGCCGCGTTCGTGTTCCCGGCGTGGGTGAAGCTGCCGGAGCTCCTGACGCTGGCCGGGATGGCGCTCGGCGCGCTGTGGCTGCTGGCGGAGGGCGGAGTCGCGGTCCTGTTCGGCGAGTAG
- a CDS encoding DUF5789 family protein has product MADNKSGRDEQADDADRRQRERSIAEELERGDEAEPPVDAGALADLGSDLESLEFPVTGTEVVDAVGDREVESVDGTYAIEELIPDTDAETFDSPAAVRMRVQRPTVAAAMKRVVEASRTLPNTDFRGSQREAYEKTFQELKTIDADDDDEGVRAISDWIVEQVRAKEKLPGSRAVRRQAAKFCRSNGYQVRNDEWLGI; this is encoded by the coding sequence ATGGCAGACAACAAATCGGGGCGAGACGAGCAAGCGGACGACGCCGACAGACGCCAGCGAGAGCGTAGCATCGCCGAGGAACTGGAGCGAGGGGACGAAGCGGAGCCACCGGTCGACGCGGGAGCGCTCGCCGACCTGGGGTCGGACCTCGAATCGCTAGAGTTCCCGGTGACGGGAACCGAGGTCGTCGATGCGGTCGGCGACCGCGAGGTCGAATCGGTCGACGGGACCTACGCCATCGAGGAACTGATTCCGGACACGGACGCAGAGACGTTCGATTCTCCTGCTGCCGTCCGAATGCGGGTCCAGCGGCCGACAGTCGCCGCCGCCATGAAACGGGTCGTGGAAGCCAGTCGGACGCTTCCGAACACCGATTTCCGGGGGTCACAGCGCGAGGCCTACGAGAAGACGTTCCAGGAACTCAAAACGATCGACGCCGATGACGACGACGAAGGGGTGCGGGCTATCAGCGACTGGATCGTCGAGCAGGTCCGTGCCAAAGAGAAGCTTCCGGGGTCCCGGGCGGTCCGCCGGCAAGCAGCGAAGTTCTGCCGGTCGAACGGGTACCAGGTCCGGAACGACGAGTGGCTCGGCATATAG
- a CDS encoding Nmad3 family putative nucleotide modification protein → MPRAVAINVGANTNAPGVRGPVFPDGSFEFVPIPEEAPTGDPVPTYADLPLDTDLPAGRADAPVHLDPEFAEYPECERYTYGDPHGVKARPLLDLQEGDYALFYATLTTRGTPEREWIPPEWGAYLVGQFRLARDPVAGDEYPDLPADERERFRNNAHVKREEFDAAVLLAGDPAESGLYDTAVPLSSPERGSEANRVVTDLSSDSGKGPWWRRPMRFDESATAELLELVGDIRT, encoded by the coding sequence ATGCCCCGCGCCGTCGCCATCAACGTCGGAGCCAACACCAACGCGCCCGGCGTTCGCGGTCCCGTCTTCCCCGACGGGAGCTTCGAGTTCGTCCCGATTCCCGAGGAGGCGCCGACCGGCGACCCTGTGCCGACCTATGCCGACCTCCCGCTCGACACCGACCTGCCCGCCGGGCGCGCCGACGCGCCGGTCCACCTCGACCCGGAGTTCGCCGAGTACCCCGAGTGCGAGCGCTACACCTACGGCGACCCCCACGGCGTGAAGGCCCGACCGCTGCTCGACCTGCAGGAGGGCGACTACGCCCTGTTCTACGCCACCCTGACGACCCGCGGGACGCCGGAGCGAGAGTGGATTCCGCCCGAGTGGGGCGCCTACCTCGTCGGCCAGTTCCGGCTCGCGCGCGACCCCGTGGCCGGCGACGAGTACCCCGACCTCCCCGCCGACGAGCGCGAGCGCTTCCGGAACAACGCCCACGTCAAGCGCGAGGAGTTCGACGCCGCGGTCCTGCTCGCGGGCGACCCGGCCGAGTCGGGTCTCTACGACACCGCGGTCCCGCTGAGTTCGCCCGAGCGGGGGTCCGAGGCGAACCGCGTCGTGACCGACCTCTCCAGCGATTCGGGGAAGGGCCCGTGGTGGCGCCGTCCGATGCGGTTCGACGAGTCCGCGACCGCCGAACTGCTCGAGCTGGTCGGCGACATCCGGACATAA
- a CDS encoding DUF7577 domain-containing protein: MGVWGWIVLYVLLFSLLQLLIYRYLRSDEDAPLFRSTPPNRERAPVEEIRELDDRTRSDDPAVVVCPRCGAENDTGYTYCRNCVNPMSAR, translated from the coding sequence ATGGGCGTCTGGGGCTGGATCGTCCTCTACGTGCTCCTGTTCTCCCTGCTCCAGTTGCTGATATATCGGTACCTCAGGAGCGACGAGGACGCGCCGCTGTTCCGCTCGACGCCGCCGAACCGGGAGCGGGCGCCCGTCGAGGAGATCCGAGAGCTCGACGACCGCACGCGGAGCGACGACCCCGCCGTGGTGGTGTGTCCGCGGTGCGGGGCGGAGAACGACACCGGGTACACCTACTGCCGAAACTGCGTGAATCCGATGTCGGCCCGGTGA
- a CDS encoding molybdopterin synthase: MHVLSVVGPDAAARAVADRLAKRFGEDGRVAEVHRTDADFEQHGGPAAAQFEFTQEGWSATGRNRSLSDLLDDLAPDHDYALLVGFPEADVPRVVVGDDAVDADDEAVAGSDDADAEGDSSGETLVAVESPADADPAEIRRLLDDTEPYETLESLVARVKRSDDAPYAGAIATFTGRVRAKEDPEDDPTEFLEFEKYEGVAEDRLSAIESELEERDGVHEVAMHHRTGVIEYGEDIVFVVVLAGHREEAFRTVEDGINRLKDEVPIFKKEVTTGEQFWVHERQ; the protein is encoded by the coding sequence ATGCACGTACTGAGCGTCGTCGGCCCCGACGCGGCGGCGCGGGCGGTCGCCGACCGGCTGGCGAAGCGCTTCGGCGAGGACGGCCGGGTCGCCGAGGTTCACCGGACCGACGCCGACTTCGAACAGCACGGCGGCCCCGCGGCCGCGCAGTTCGAATTCACGCAGGAAGGCTGGTCGGCGACCGGGCGCAACCGGTCGCTGTCGGACCTGCTCGACGACCTCGCGCCCGACCACGACTACGCCCTCCTCGTGGGCTTCCCCGAGGCCGACGTCCCGCGGGTCGTCGTCGGCGACGATGCCGTCGACGCCGACGACGAGGCGGTGGCCGGTTCTGACGACGCGGACGCCGAGGGGGACAGTTCCGGTGAAACGCTGGTCGCCGTCGAGTCGCCCGCCGATGCCGACCCGGCCGAGATCCGTCGCCTGCTCGACGACACCGAGCCCTACGAGACGCTCGAATCGCTGGTCGCTCGGGTCAAGCGGTCCGACGACGCGCCCTACGCCGGGGCCATCGCCACCTTCACCGGCCGGGTGCGCGCGAAGGAGGACCCCGAGGACGACCCGACCGAGTTTCTCGAGTTCGAGAAGTACGAGGGCGTCGCCGAGGACCGACTGTCCGCCATCGAGTCCGAACTCGAGGAGCGAGACGGCGTCCACGAGGTGGCGATGCACCACCGGACCGGCGTCATCGAGTACGGCGAGGACATCGTGTTCGTCGTGGTGCTCGCGGGCCACCGCGAGGAGGCCTTCCGGACCGTCGAGGACGGCATCAACCGCCTCAAGGACGAGGTCCCCATCTTCAAGAAGGAGGTCACCACCGGCGAGCAGTTCTGGGTCCACGAGCGCCAGTGA
- the pyrH gene encoding UMP kinase, with the protein MKVVVSIGGSVLAPDLGSERVRDHADVIEDLAAEGCTIGTVVGGGGVAREYIGAARELGANEIELDDIGIDVTRLNARLLIAALSEQAAPSPPKDYESAGAAMHRGDIAVMGGVTPGQTTDAVSAALAEYVNADLLVYATSVPGVFSDDPNETDDARKYDELTAGELVDVIAGLEMNAGSSAPVDLLAAKLIQRSGVRTIVLDGTEPERIADAVRYGDHDGTDIVPEGADEQMTYWVGDER; encoded by the coding sequence ATGAAAGTAGTCGTCTCCATCGGCGGGAGCGTCCTCGCGCCGGACCTCGGTTCCGAGCGCGTCCGCGACCACGCCGACGTGATCGAGGACCTCGCCGCGGAAGGCTGCACCATCGGCACCGTCGTCGGGGGCGGCGGCGTCGCCCGCGAGTACATCGGCGCGGCCCGGGAGCTCGGCGCCAACGAGATCGAACTCGACGACATCGGCATCGACGTGACCCGGCTCAACGCCCGGCTGCTCATCGCGGCGCTGTCCGAGCAGGCCGCCCCGAGCCCGCCGAAAGACTACGAGTCGGCCGGCGCCGCGATGCACCGCGGCGACATCGCGGTCATGGGCGGGGTGACGCCCGGCCAGACCACCGACGCCGTGAGCGCCGCGCTCGCGGAGTACGTCAACGCCGACCTGCTGGTGTACGCCACCAGCGTCCCCGGCGTGTTCAGCGACGACCCCAACGAGACCGACGACGCTCGGAAGTACGACGAGCTCACCGCCGGCGAGCTTGTCGACGTCATCGCGGGGCTGGAGATGAACGCCGGGAGTTCGGCGCCGGTGGACCTGCTGGCGGCGAAGCTCATCCAGCGGTCGGGCGTGCGCACCATCGTCCTCGACGGCACCGAGCCCGAGCGCATCGCCGACGCGGTCCGGTACGGCGACCACGACGGCACCGACATCGTCCCCGAGGGCGCGGACGAGCAGATGACCTACTGGGTCGGCGACGAGCGATGA
- a CDS encoding helix-turn-helix domain-containing protein — protein MATVMEFTSPADEFPLGTIFENLPSVTVELERLIPHETLIIPYFWVRGADAEDIEAAFEAHAGVTNINLIDSVDNEYLMRAEWDQEYVGVLSALAETHLVTLSGVGTSDGWKFEVRGESQEDISEFRSYCQENDIPIDITAVHALLPIQGEGYELTDTQREALVLAYERGYFDSPREASLEDVAEELGITQQSLSSRLRRGHRRLIAATLIRQ, from the coding sequence ATGGCGACCGTGATGGAATTCACGAGTCCGGCAGACGAGTTTCCACTGGGGACGATCTTCGAGAATCTGCCGTCGGTGACAGTCGAACTGGAGCGACTCATCCCGCACGAGACTCTGATCATCCCGTACTTCTGGGTTCGCGGCGCGGATGCCGAGGACATCGAAGCCGCGTTCGAAGCCCACGCTGGCGTGACCAACATCAACCTCATCGATAGCGTCGACAACGAGTATCTCATGCGCGCCGAGTGGGACCAGGAGTACGTCGGCGTCCTGAGCGCCCTTGCCGAAACGCATCTGGTCACGCTCTCGGGAGTCGGGACGAGCGATGGGTGGAAGTTCGAGGTGCGCGGCGAGAGTCAGGAGGATATCAGTGAATTTCGATCCTACTGCCAAGAGAACGACATTCCGATCGACATCACCGCCGTACACGCGCTGCTCCCGATACAGGGCGAGGGATACGAGTTGACGGACACCCAGCGAGAAGCGCTGGTGCTGGCCTACGAACGCGGGTACTTCGATTCACCGCGCGAGGCGTCGCTCGAAGACGTCGCCGAGGAACTCGGCATCACCCAGCAGTCGCTTTCCTCCCGACTGCGACGCGGACATCGACGGCTCATCGCCGCGACGCTTATCAGGCAGTAG